From a region of the Egibacteraceae bacterium genome:
- a CDS encoding YdeI/OmpD-associated family protein codes for MKLPALQREVRCAELRRHPLPKGSQQERLGFPALMSSSEVPGGVVHELPDDLRETLIASTSALDAWKAITPLARNEFICWIEVAKRAPTRERRIRRTREELEEGQRRPCCWPGCKHRERTGQ; via the coding sequence GTGAAGCTGCCGGCCCTGCAACGCGAGGTCCGATGCGCCGAATTGAGGCGTCATCCGCTACCGAAAGGTTCGCAGCAAGAGCGTCTTGGCTTCCCTGCGCTCATGAGCAGCTCCGAAGTCCCCGGTGGTGTCGTGCACGAGCTTCCTGACGACCTGCGCGAGACACTGATCGCCAGCACTTCGGCACTCGATGCGTGGAAGGCCATCACGCCCCTGGCCCGCAACGAGTTCATCTGCTGGATAGAGGTTGCCAAGCGGGCCCCGACGCGGGAGCGCCGCATCCGCCGGACCCGGGAGGAGTTGGAGGAGGGCCAGCGCCGGCCCTGCTGCTGGCCAGGCTGTAAGC